The Mycolicibacterium brumae DNA window TGGCGGCCATCTCACGCAGCGTGTGCCGGTTCGCCCAATCCAGGTCGCGGGCGGCCAGTTCCCCGGTGGCCACGATCCGCGCCGGATCCCCGGGCCGCCGCGGCGCGACGTCCGGCTCGAAGTCGATCCCGGTGGCCTCGGCCATCGCGGTCATGATCTCGCGCACCGAGGTTCCCGACCCGCTGCCCAGGTTGTACACCGGCTCGATCGGCTCCCCGGCGTCCAGGCGCTTGGCGGCGGCGACGTGGGCGGCGGCGATGTCGTCGACGTGCACGTAGTCGCGCACGCAGGTGCCGTCGGGCGTCGGGTAGTCCGCGCCGTTGATCCGCGGGGTCCTGCCCGCAATGAGCATGTCGAACACCAGCGGGAACAGGTTGAACGGGCTGACGTCGAACACCTCCGGCGATCCGGAGCCGACGACGTTGAAGTACCGCAGGCTGGTGTGCCGGAACGGCCGTTCGGCGTCCGCGGTGGCCTTGGCCAGATCGGCCAGCAGCCACTCGCCGATCAGTTTGGTCTCGCCGTAGGGCGACTCCGGCCGCGTCGGGGTGGTCTCTTCAACGAGCTCGACGTCCGGCGTGCCGAAGGTGGCCGCCGACGACGAGAACACGAACTTGTCGACGCCCTGGGTGGCCATCTCGTCGAGCAGCGTGACCATCGCCGACACGTTCTGCTGGTAGGTGTGCAGCGGCCGTCGCACCGACTCGCCCGCGTACTTGTACCCGGCGACGTGGATGACGCCGGTGACCTTGTGGAACTGAAGCGTCAGCCGCACATTCGTCGCGTCCAGCAGCGATGCTTCGACCAGCGGGATGCCGTCGGGCACGAACTCGCGCCGCCCGGTGGACAGGTCGTCGATGACGACGACGTCGATGCCGGCGTCCGCGAGCGCGCGCACCACGTGCGAGCCGATATACCCGGCGCCGCCGGTCACAAGCCAAGTCACGGTGTTCCAGGGTAGCCGCGGCCCCCGCCGCTCCCTTGCCCGACGGTCAGTTGCCGGGTTGGCCGACCTGGCCCTCGTGGTCCGGGTTGACGGCCTGGTCCGGGTTGCTGACCTGGTCCGGATCGACGGCCTGCGCCTGGTGGCCCTGCTGGCCCTGGCCCCCTGGGATGACCCAGTCAGACCAAGGGTCGTTGGGGTCCACCTTGTGCGAGCCGGGGAACCGCGACTGCATCTCGTTCTGCAGCGCCTGGGTGTCCTTCGGGTACTCGCCGACCTCGTAGTCCTCCGGGGTCACGCAGGCGATGTGCTTGTCTCCGTAGCTGTAGGGCTGCGTCCCGACCTGCAGCATCCCGCAGGCCTGCTGCACCGTCACCGTCTGATCGGCCTGCGCCAACGGCGCCAAAGCCAGGGCCGCCCCGGCGGCTGCCGCCGCAATTACCAGTCGCTTCATGAGTGTCCCTCGCGTTTGTGGGCGATCCCCGAACTGCTCGTATGTTAAATCTCAGTAGGGTCACAAATTCAGGGTTTCGTTGACTCGGGGCGTATCGCCCGATTTCTGTCCGGCGGGGCGTGGATGCTTTCTGGCCGCGCGGCTTGGCCGGGCGGCGAAACTGTGAATAGCGCTTCCTGACCGGCAGGAATACCATTTCCTGATGGCGTCGTTGCCGCCACCTCCCGGGGGTCCGGGGTGGGCGCCGGCTCCGGCCA harbors:
- the galE gene encoding UDP-glucose 4-epimerase GalE — encoded protein: MTWLVTGGAGYIGSHVVRALADAGIDVVVIDDLSTGRREFVPDGIPLVEASLLDATNVRLTLQFHKVTGVIHVAGYKYAGESVRRPLHTYQQNVSAMVTLLDEMATQGVDKFVFSSSAATFGTPDVELVEETTPTRPESPYGETKLIGEWLLADLAKATADAERPFRHTSLRYFNVVGSGSPEVFDVSPFNLFPLVFDMLIAGRTPRINGADYPTPDGTCVRDYVHVDDIAAAHVAAAKRLDAGEPIEPVYNLGSGSGTSVREIMTAMAEATGIDFEPDVAPRRPGDPARIVATGELAARDLDWANRHTLREMAASAWQARQRAGDADPR